One genomic window of Staphylococcus hsinchuensis includes the following:
- a CDS encoding metal-sulfur cluster assembly factor, which yields MDEGLKDSILNALEMVIDPELGIDIVNLGLVYNVDVDDDGLCTVEMTLTSMGCPLGPQITNQVKSVLAEIPEISDTDVNIVWNPPWGKEMMSRYAKIALGIG from the coding sequence ATGGATGAAGGATTAAAAGATAGCATTTTAAATGCACTAGAAATGGTTATTGACCCTGAATTAGGTATCGATATCGTAAATTTAGGTTTAGTATATAACGTCGATGTAGACGATGACGGATTATGTACGGTTGAAATGACTTTAACTTCAATGGGTTGTCCTCTTGGACCGCAAATTACTAACCAAGTGAAAAGTGTTTTAGCTGAAATACCAGAAATATCAGATACTGATGTAAATATTGTATGGAACCCACCATGGGGTAAAGAGATGATGTCTCGCTATGCAAAAATCGCTCTAGGTATTGGCTAA
- the spxA gene encoding transcriptional regulator SpxA has product MVTLFTSPSCTSCRKAKAWLQEHDIPYTERNIFSEHLTIDEIKQILKMTEDGTDEIISTRSKTYQKLNVDIDSLPLQDLYSIIQDNPGLLRRPIILDNKRLQVGYNEDEIRRFLPRKVRTFQLQEAQRMVD; this is encoded by the coding sequence ATGGTAACATTATTTACTTCACCAAGTTGCACATCTTGCCGTAAAGCGAAAGCATGGTTACAAGAACATGACATTCCGTATACGGAGCGTAACATTTTTTCTGAACACTTAACAATTGACGAAATCAAACAAATTTTAAAAATGACTGAAGACGGAACTGATGAAATCATTTCAACACGTTCTAAGACATATCAAAAACTAAACGTAGATATCGATTCATTACCTCTTCAAGATTTATATTCAATTATTCAAGATAATCCAGGTTTATTACGTCGTCCAATTATTTTAGACAATAAACGTTTACAAGTTGGATATAACGAAGACGAAATTAGACGTTTCTTACCAAGAAAAGTTCGTACGTTCCAATTGCAAGAAGCGCAACGTATGGTTGACTAA
- the fabF gene encoding beta-ketoacyl-ACP synthase II, protein MSKEQRVVITGVGALSPLGNDAKTSWDNALKGVNGIDTLTRIDTSDYNVKLAGELKDFDVEDYIDKKEARRMDRFTQYAVIAAREAVNDAKLTIDDNNANNVGVWIGSGIGGMETFETAHNKLLKRGPRRVSPFFVPMLIADMATGQVSIDLGAKGPNGATVTACATGTNSIGEAFKIIQRGDADAMVTGGAEAPITHMAIAGFTASKALSTNEDRETACRPFQEGRDGFVMGEGAGVVVLESLESAQKRGAEIYAEVVGYGSTGDAYHITAPAPEGEGGSRAMQAALEDAGIEAKDVQYLNAHGTSTPVGDLTEVQAIKNTFGEASKSLKVSSTKSMTGHLLGATGGIEAIFSALSIRDQRVAPTIHANSPDPEVDIDIVPNEAQDVAITHAMSNSLGFGGHNAVLVFKKFED, encoded by the coding sequence ATGAGCAAAGAACAACGAGTTGTGATTACAGGTGTTGGCGCATTATCCCCACTTGGTAATGATGCAAAAACTTCATGGGATAATGCATTAAAAGGTGTCAATGGAATTGATACTTTAACACGTATCGATACATCAGATTATAATGTTAAATTAGCTGGTGAATTGAAAGATTTCGACGTAGAGGATTATATTGATAAAAAAGAAGCACGTCGTATGGATCGATTCACACAATATGCAGTTATTGCTGCCCGTGAAGCTGTAAATGACGCTAAATTGACTATCGATGACAACAATGCGAATAATGTTGGCGTGTGGATTGGCTCAGGTATCGGTGGTATGGAAACATTTGAAACTGCTCATAATAAACTATTAAAGAGAGGTCCTAGACGCGTTAGCCCATTCTTCGTTCCGATGTTAATTGCCGATATGGCTACAGGTCAAGTTTCTATTGATTTAGGTGCTAAAGGACCAAATGGTGCCACTGTTACAGCATGTGCTACAGGTACAAACTCAATTGGTGAAGCTTTCAAAATCATTCAACGCGGAGACGCAGATGCAATGGTTACAGGTGGAGCTGAAGCGCCAATTACACATATGGCCATTGCAGGATTCACTGCAAGTAAAGCACTTTCTACAAATGAAGATAGAGAGACGGCTTGCCGTCCATTTCAAGAAGGTCGTGATGGTTTTGTTATGGGTGAAGGCGCTGGTGTTGTAGTTCTTGAATCATTAGAATCAGCTCAAAAACGTGGCGCAGAAATTTATGCAGAAGTTGTCGGTTATGGCTCAACAGGTGACGCTTATCATATTACAGCTCCTGCTCCTGAAGGTGAAGGTGGCTCACGTGCAATGCAAGCAGCTTTAGAAGACGCTGGTATCGAAGCGAAAGATGTACAATATCTCAATGCGCATGGTACGAGCACGCCAGTTGGAGATTTAACTGAAGTACAAGCGATTAAAAACACATTTGGTGAAGCATCAAAATCATTAAAAGTAAGTTCAACAAAATCTATGACTGGACACTTACTCGGAGCTACAGGTGGAATAGAAGCCATCTTCTCAGCATTATCAATCCGTGATCAACGCGTAGCTCCAACGATTCATGCTAATTCACCAGACCCAGAGGTGGATATTGATATCGTTCCAAACGAAGCCCAAGATGTAGCAATCACACATGCTATGAGTAATAGTCTTGGCTTCGGTGGTCACAACGCTGTACTTGTATTCAAGAAATTTGAAGATTAA
- the trpS gene encoding tryptophan--tRNA ligase: protein METLFSGIQPSGIPTLGNYVGALKQFNEIQDDYDCFFCIVDQHAITVPQDRLKLRKQIRQLAAIYLAAGIDPEKSTLFIQSEVPAHAQAGWMLTTIASIGELERMTQFKDKSLKQTDGVPAGLLTYPPLMAADIVIYNTNIVPVGDDQKQHMELTRNLVDRFNSRYNDVLVKPEIRVPKVGGRVMSLQDPTKKMSKSDDNQKNFISLLDEPNRAAKKIKSAVTDSDGIIKFDRENKPGISNLLSIYANLTEETTDTLEEKYKDSNYGEFKTDLAEIVKEFLTDFQEKYNNFYNSDELDEILDNGRDKAQKASFKTLKKMEKAMGLGRKR from the coding sequence ATGGAAACATTATTTTCAGGAATCCAACCAAGTGGTATTCCGACACTCGGTAATTATGTAGGTGCTTTGAAACAATTTAATGAAATACAAGACGATTATGATTGTTTCTTTTGCATTGTAGACCAACATGCTATTACAGTACCACAAGATCGATTAAAGTTACGTAAACAAATTCGTCAACTTGCCGCTATTTATTTAGCTGCAGGTATAGACCCAGAAAAATCTACTTTATTTATACAATCTGAAGTGCCAGCCCACGCTCAAGCTGGTTGGATGTTAACAACGATTGCATCTATAGGTGAATTAGAACGCATGACACAGTTCAAAGACAAATCGTTAAAGCAAACAGACGGAGTGCCTGCCGGACTACTTACATATCCACCATTAATGGCTGCTGATATCGTTATTTATAATACGAATATTGTCCCTGTTGGTGATGACCAAAAACAACATATGGAATTAACTCGAAATTTAGTTGATCGTTTCAACTCTCGATATAACGATGTATTAGTTAAACCAGAAATACGCGTGCCTAAAGTTGGCGGCCGTGTGATGAGTTTACAAGACCCAACTAAAAAGATGAGTAAGAGTGACGATAACCAGAAAAACTTTATTTCATTATTAGATGAACCAAACAGAGCTGCTAAAAAGATTAAAAGTGCTGTGACCGATTCTGATGGTATTATTAAATTTGATAGAGAAAACAAACCAGGTATTTCTAACTTGTTATCTATTTATGCAAACCTAACTGAGGAAACGACAGATACATTAGAAGAAAAATATAAAGATTCAAACTACGGTGAATTCAAAACAGACTTAGCAGAAATTGTAAAAGAATTCCTTACTGATTTCCAAGAGAAGTATAATAACTTCTACAATTCAGATGAGTTAGACGAAATTTTAGATAACGGAAGAGATAAAGCACAGAAAGCTTCATTTAAAACATTGAAAAAAATGGAAAAAGCGATGGGCTTAGGTCGTAAGAGATAA
- a CDS encoding MFS transporter, whose amino-acid sequence MKKFNTLSSTLKSRLIAEFILNIASQSILPFMALYLTSKINAIFAGTFLIVNIIVTFGITFLGGFIGDHFNRKKIVNIVHALYAICLIILSITVNMNGIGLIIFCSSVFIFELLFALSNPIFEAATMDAIYEEVREYVYQLEYWMFNISTALGMLLGALLYLGHKHLLFLLFLVAMLISWYLFDKYYDVEQVFSENHESRSPMKRILNNYLTVLKDKYYLLFNLGYMLILMAELSLNSYVVVRLKEEFDSFYILGIHIDGVRMFSIIMIINTLVVVTMTFAINKLIQHHSKRLAFLIGGVLYTVGYGILTSATSFWLLCLVTIIATIGELIYSPIQNAQRFLMIPNDQRSTYATVGMVSFYGSKALARFSLILGTIFAPWMMSLYIVVTVIIGFALLFYAIFYNTKLKREGKSYVYY is encoded by the coding sequence ATGAAAAAGTTTAATACACTTTCGTCAACCTTAAAAAGTAGACTCATCGCTGAGTTTATTTTAAATATTGCAAGTCAGTCAATTCTCCCATTTATGGCTTTATATTTAACAAGTAAAATAAATGCAATATTTGCTGGTACTTTTTTAATAGTGAATATAATTGTGACCTTCGGTATTACCTTTTTAGGAGGATTTATTGGAGACCATTTCAACAGAAAGAAAATTGTAAACATCGTTCATGCATTATATGCCATATGTCTTATCATATTATCGATAACTGTAAATATGAATGGTATTGGTTTAATTATATTTTGTAGCAGCGTATTTATTTTTGAATTGCTATTTGCATTGAGTAATCCGATATTTGAAGCTGCCACTATGGATGCGATATATGAGGAAGTGAGAGAATATGTTTATCAACTCGAATATTGGATGTTTAATATTAGTACAGCACTTGGGATGTTATTAGGTGCGTTACTCTATCTAGGGCATAAGCACTTACTCTTTTTACTTTTTTTAGTAGCGATGCTCATCAGTTGGTATTTGTTTGATAAATATTATGATGTGGAACAGGTCTTCTCTGAAAACCATGAGTCACGTTCACCAATGAAACGTATACTCAATAATTATTTGACAGTGCTAAAAGATAAATATTATTTATTATTTAATTTAGGTTATATGCTTATACTTATGGCAGAACTAAGTTTAAATTCCTATGTTGTTGTGCGATTGAAAGAAGAATTTGATAGTTTTTATATTTTAGGTATTCATATCGATGGTGTACGGATGTTTTCAATTATTATGATAATAAACACATTGGTAGTTGTAACAATGACTTTTGCCATTAACAAATTGATTCAACATCACTCAAAACGTCTCGCATTTTTAATTGGTGGCGTATTATATACTGTGGGATATGGCATATTAACAAGTGCGACATCTTTTTGGTTATTATGTCTCGTAACTATAATTGCTACAATTGGAGAGCTCATTTATTCTCCTATACAAAATGCACAGCGATTTTTAATGATACCCAATGATCAACGAAGTACTTATGCGACGGTAGGCATGGTTTCATTTTATGGCTCTAAAGCTTTAGCCCGTTTTAGTCTCATATTAGGAACGATATTTGCACCTTGGATGATGTCACTTTACATTGTTGTTACAGTCATTATTGGCTTTGCTCTACTTTTTTATGCGATATTCTATAATACGAAATTGAAGCGAGAAGGCAAATCTTATGTATATTATTAA
- a CDS encoding acyltransferase family protein — protein sequence MNQNSNYGENKAHPSRYMPGLDGLRAIAVIGIIIYHLNKQWLTGGFLGVDTFFVISGYLITSLLLKEYEQTGIINLKNFWIRRIKRLLPAVLVLVSVVTLATLILKPAHIVDIKHDAWAAIFYVSNWWYIASDVNYFEQFAFMPLKHLWSLAIEEQFYIFFPIILITLLLTLKKYRNVALIFWIVSLISLLLMVIISQPNVGHSRVYFGTDTRLQTILLGVLFAFIWPPFKLKKNPAPILKHIIDGIGVFGLLSTCLLFFFVNDNSNWIYNGGFYLISVLALFIILSAVHPTGRFAKALGNPVFVYIGKRSYSLYLWHFPVISFVHSYFVDGQIPFYVYFIDIILTLLLAELSYRYVEQPFRKQGFKAFTFNRFKTKALIRTVVLLIFAVPTLIIFAGAFDSLGKDTTKHKKTTFNTEKADNKIVQPLPIDVSKLTGQKDSNSDTKVYTKIKPLLIGDSVMVDIGENFKTRVPKAKIDGKVGRNLYDVLPDAKSKYGEYNKKDDKVILELGTNGDFNEDQLNKLIGEFGKADIYLVNTRVPRNYESHVNKLMAQAAKKHKNVTLVDWHKRSEGHTEYFASDGIHLQQSGVEALSDEILKQLKDKK from the coding sequence ATGAATCAAAATTCAAATTATGGTGAGAACAAGGCACATCCTTCAAGATATATGCCAGGATTAGATGGATTAAGAGCCATCGCCGTTATTGGAATAATTATCTACCATTTGAATAAACAATGGCTCACAGGCGGTTTTCTTGGTGTAGATACATTTTTTGTTATTTCAGGATATCTTATAACGAGTTTACTCTTGAAGGAATACGAACAAACGGGAATTATTAATTTAAAGAACTTTTGGATTAGACGTATAAAGAGGTTATTACCAGCAGTGCTCGTATTAGTTAGTGTTGTAACGTTAGCAACACTCATATTGAAACCTGCGCATATTGTAGATATTAAACACGATGCTTGGGCGGCTATATTTTATGTTTCAAACTGGTGGTATATTGCATCAGATGTAAATTATTTCGAGCAATTTGCATTTATGCCATTAAAACATTTATGGTCATTAGCAATTGAAGAACAGTTTTATATATTCTTTCCTATTATATTGATAACGTTATTACTTACTTTAAAGAAATATAGAAATGTTGCATTAATATTTTGGATAGTTTCTTTGATTTCATTACTATTAATGGTCATTATTTCGCAACCCAATGTTGGACACTCACGTGTATATTTTGGTACTGATACACGTTTGCAAACTATCTTGTTAGGTGTACTATTTGCGTTTATTTGGCCTCCATTTAAATTAAAGAAAAATCCTGCACCAATATTAAAGCATATAATTGACGGAATCGGAGTATTTGGATTACTAAGTACATGTCTATTATTTTTCTTTGTTAATGATAATAGCAACTGGATTTATAATGGAGGATTTTATTTAATTTCTGTACTAGCTCTATTTATTATTTTAAGTGCAGTTCATCCTACAGGACGTTTTGCCAAAGCTTTAGGCAATCCAGTATTTGTTTATATAGGTAAGCGTTCATACAGTTTATATTTATGGCATTTTCCAGTGATTAGTTTTGTCCATTCTTATTTTGTTGATGGTCAAATACCGTTCTATGTTTATTTTATAGATATTATTTTAACGTTACTCTTAGCAGAACTGTCATATAGATACGTTGAACAACCGTTTAGAAAGCAAGGTTTCAAAGCATTTACGTTCAATCGTTTCAAAACGAAAGCGTTAATCCGTACAGTTGTATTATTAATATTTGCAGTACCGACGTTAATCATTTTTGCAGGTGCATTTGATTCTTTAGGTAAAGATACAACGAAACATAAAAAGACGACATTTAATACTGAAAAGGCAGATAATAAGATTGTACAACCATTACCTATTGATGTATCGAAATTGACTGGACAAAAAGATAGCAACAGCGATACTAAGGTATATACAAAAATTAAGCCATTATTAATAGGTGACTCAGTAATGGTCGATATAGGAGAAAACTTCAAAACACGTGTACCGAAAGCCAAAATTGATGGTAAAGTTGGTCGAAATTTATATGATGTATTACCAGACGCGAAAAGTAAGTACGGTGAATATAACAAGAAAGATGATAAAGTTATATTAGAATTAGGTACAAATGGTGATTTCAATGAAGATCAATTAAACAAATTAATTGGTGAATTTGGTAAAGCCGATATTTATCTCGTTAATACACGTGTTCCTCGTAACTACGAAAGCCATGTGAATAAGCTTATGGCTCAAGCAGCGAAGAAACATAAAAACGTCACATTAGTCGATTGGCATAAACGTTCAGAGGGGCACACAGAATACTTTGCATCTGATGGTATTCATTTACAACAATCAGGTGTAGAGGCATTATCAGATGAAATATTAAAACAATTAAAAGATAAAAAATAA
- the clpB gene encoding ATP-dependent chaperone ClpB, whose amino-acid sequence MDINQMTYAMQGTLQQAVEIAQENQNQNVEIEAILKAALQQDESLFKSVFERANIDTEQLIEAYNQKLKNYPTVQGDNVQYGQYISPKANQLLNKAEANMKAYEDEFISMEHLTLAAMEEDDTTKRFVNNKDEVIKEIIKKIRGGNHVTSQNPEANYEALEKYGRDLVEEVRQGNMDPVIGRDEEIRNAIRILSRKTKNNPVLIGEPGVGKTAIVEGLAQRIVRKDVPDSLLDKTIFELDLSALVAGAKYRGEFEERLKAVLKEVKESEGRILLFIDEIHMLVGAGKTEGAMDAGNMLKPMLARGELHCIGATTLNEYREYIEKDSALERRFQKVNVSEPDVEDTISILRGLKERYEVYHGVRIQDRALVAAAELSDRYITDRFLPDKAIDLVDQACATIRTEMGSNPTELDQVNRRVMQLEIEESALKNESDNASKQRLQELQEELSNEKEKQNAIQSRVEEEKGKISKLQEKRTELDESRKALEEAETNYNLEKAAELQHGKIPQIEKELREMEATFQDEQNGDTDRIIREIVTDEEIGDIVSSWTGIPVSKLVETEREKLLNLSDILHERVIGQDKAVDLVSDAVVRARAGIKDPNRPIGSFLFLGPTGVGKTELAKSLASTLFDSEKHMIRIDMSEYMEKHSVSRLIGAPPGYVGHDEGGQLTEAVRRNPYSVILLDEIEKAHSDVFNVLLQILEEGRLTDSKGRVVDFKNTIIIMTSNIGSQILLENVKDAGVITESTEKSVMTSLNQYFKPEIINRMDDIVLFKPLTVNDMSHIVDKIINELNIRLMDQRISINVSDEAKKWLGEEAYEPQFGARPLKRFVQRQIETPLARKMIRENLIEGTTVNVGLSEDGLTFEVNQP is encoded by the coding sequence TTGGATATTAATCAAATGACTTATGCAATGCAAGGCACTTTACAACAAGCTGTTGAAATTGCACAAGAAAATCAAAACCAAAATGTAGAAATAGAAGCCATTTTAAAAGCGGCATTACAACAAGATGAAAGTTTATTTAAAAGTGTATTTGAGAGAGCAAATATTGATACAGAACAATTGATAGAAGCTTATAATCAGAAATTGAAAAATTATCCAACTGTCCAAGGTGACAATGTACAGTATGGCCAATATATTAGTCCTAAAGCGAACCAATTGCTTAACAAAGCTGAAGCTAATATGAAAGCATATGAAGATGAATTTATTTCGATGGAACATTTAACTTTGGCTGCCATGGAAGAAGATGACACAACTAAAAGATTCGTAAATAATAAAGATGAAGTAATTAAAGAAATTATTAAAAAAATAAGAGGAGGGAATCACGTGACTTCACAAAATCCAGAAGCAAACTATGAAGCATTAGAAAAATACGGACGTGACCTTGTAGAAGAAGTTCGTCAAGGTAATATGGATCCCGTTATTGGTCGTGATGAAGAAATCAGAAATGCGATTCGTATATTAAGTAGAAAAACAAAAAACAACCCTGTACTTATCGGTGAGCCTGGTGTAGGTAAAACTGCAATTGTAGAAGGGCTTGCTCAAAGAATTGTACGTAAAGACGTGCCTGATTCATTACTTGATAAAACAATATTTGAGTTAGATTTAAGTGCACTTGTTGCAGGTGCAAAATATCGTGGCGAATTTGAAGAGCGTTTGAAAGCGGTATTGAAAGAGGTTAAAGAATCAGAAGGCAGAATCTTACTATTCATTGATGAGATTCATATGCTCGTAGGTGCAGGTAAAACAGAAGGTGCAATGGATGCTGGCAACATGCTAAAACCAATGCTTGCACGTGGTGAATTACATTGTATCGGCGCAACAACATTAAACGAATACCGTGAATATATTGAAAAAGATTCTGCCTTAGAACGTCGTTTCCAAAAGGTTAACGTTTCAGAGCCAGATGTAGAAGATACGATTTCAATATTACGTGGCTTGAAAGAACGCTACGAAGTTTATCATGGGGTACGTATTCAAGACAGAGCGTTAGTTGCAGCAGCAGAATTATCTGACCGCTATATCACAGATCGATTCTTGCCAGATAAAGCTATCGACCTTGTTGACCAAGCATGTGCGACAATACGAACAGAAATGGGTTCTAACCCAACTGAGTTAGACCAAGTCAATCGTCGTGTAATGCAACTTGAAATTGAAGAATCTGCATTAAAAAATGAATCAGATAACGCAAGTAAACAACGACTACAAGAATTACAGGAAGAATTATCAAATGAAAAAGAAAAACAAAATGCGATTCAATCACGTGTTGAAGAAGAAAAAGGTAAAATTTCTAAACTTCAAGAAAAACGTACAGAGTTAGATGAAAGCCGTAAAGCGTTAGAAGAAGCTGAAACGAACTATAATTTAGAAAAAGCAGCAGAACTACAACATGGAAAAATACCACAAATTGAAAAAGAATTACGTGAAATGGAAGCAACTTTCCAAGACGAACAAAATGGAGACACAGATCGAATCATTAGAGAAATTGTTACTGATGAAGAGATTGGTGACATCGTAAGTTCATGGACAGGTATTCCAGTTTCTAAATTAGTCGAAACTGAAAGAGAAAAACTATTAAATCTATCTGATATCTTACACGAACGTGTAATTGGACAAGATAAAGCAGTAGATTTAGTATCGGATGCAGTTGTAAGAGCGCGTGCCGGAATCAAAGATCCTAATAGACCAATCGGTAGTTTCTTATTCTTAGGTCCTACTGGTGTAGGTAAAACAGAATTAGCAAAATCACTAGCTTCAACATTATTTGATTCAGAGAAACATATGATTCGTATCGACATGAGTGAATATATGGAGAAACATTCTGTGTCTAGATTAATTGGGGCACCTCCAGGCTATGTAGGTCATGATGAAGGCGGTCAATTAACAGAGGCTGTGCGTCGTAACCCTTATTCGGTGATTTTATTAGATGAAATAGAGAAAGCACATTCAGATGTATTCAATGTATTACTTCAAATTCTTGAAGAAGGTCGTTTAACAGATTCCAAAGGTAGAGTCGTAGATTTCAAAAACACAATTATTATCATGACAAGCAATATTGGTTCACAAATCTTGCTTGAAAATGTTAAAGATGCAGGCGTTATTACTGAAAGTACTGAAAAATCTGTAATGACGAGTCTAAATCAATACTTCAAACCAGAAATTATTAACAGAATGGATGATATTGTATTATTCAAACCATTAACTGTAAACGATATGTCACACATCGTCGATAAAATTATTAATGAATTAAATATTCGATTAATGGATCAACGTATCTCTATCAACGTTTCAGACGAAGCTAAAAAATGGTTAGGTGAAGAAGCATACGAACCACAATTCGGTGCACGTCCACTAAAACGATTTGTACAAAGACAAATAGAAACTCCATTAGCTAGAAAGATGATTAGAGAAAACTTAATCGAAGGTACAACAGTTAATGTCGGATTATCTGAAGATGGATTAACATTCGAAGTTAACCAACCTTAA
- a CDS encoding beta-ketoacyl-ACP synthase III: protein MNVGIKGFGAYAPENIVDNAYFESFLETSDEWISKMTGIKERRWANEDEDTTDLAYKASVRAIEDAGIEASEIDMILVATSTGEHPFPTVANSLQERLGIGKVASMDQLAACSGFMYSLINAKQFIQSGDYQNILVVGVDKLSKITDMTDRSTAILFGDGAGAVVVGQVSEGRGILSYELGSDGSGGKYLYLNPDNGKIFMNGREVFKFAVRIMGEASTNAVEKANLTPEDVDMFIPHQANIRIMESSRERLGIPKEKMSVSVDRFGNTSAASIPLSIAQELENGKIKDEDVLVLVGFGGGLTWGAVTLKWGK from the coding sequence ATGAATGTGGGTATTAAAGGTTTCGGTGCTTATGCACCTGAAAATATTGTAGATAATGCCTATTTTGAATCATTTTTAGAAACTTCAGATGAATGGATTTCTAAAATGACTGGTATTAAAGAACGTCGTTGGGCGAATGAAGATGAAGACACAACTGATTTAGCATATAAGGCAAGTGTTAGAGCAATTGAAGATGCAGGCATAGAAGCATCAGAGATTGATATGATACTTGTAGCTACTTCAACAGGGGAGCATCCTTTCCCAACTGTAGCGAACTCGTTACAAGAACGCTTAGGTATAGGTAAAGTTGCCTCTATGGATCAACTGGCTGCTTGTAGTGGCTTTATGTATTCATTAATCAATGCGAAGCAATTTATCCAATCTGGAGACTATCAAAATATACTTGTAGTCGGAGTTGATAAGCTCTCTAAAATTACAGATATGACTGATCGCTCGACTGCAATTCTATTCGGAGACGGTGCAGGCGCAGTCGTTGTTGGACAAGTATCAGAAGGTCGAGGAATTCTAAGTTATGAATTAGGTTCAGATGGTTCAGGTGGAAAATACTTATACTTAAATCCAGATAACGGTAAAATATTTATGAATGGAAGAGAAGTATTCAAATTTGCTGTTAGAATTATGGGTGAAGCATCTACAAATGCAGTAGAAAAAGCAAACTTAACACCAGAAGATGTGGATATGTTTATTCCACACCAAGCAAACATTCGAATCATGGAATCATCTAGAGAACGCTTAGGCATTCCTAAAGAAAAAATGAGTGTTTCAGTAGATAGATTCGGTAATACATCAGCAGCTTCAATTCCTTTAAGTATCGCTCAGGAATTAGAAAATGGTAAAATAAAAGATGAAGATGTTTTAGTACTTGTAGGTTTCGGTGGCGGTCTCACATGGGGCGCTGTAACATTAAAATGGGGTAAATAG
- a CDS encoding Cof-type HAD-IIB family hydrolase, giving the protein METHLICLDLDGTLLNDEKEISSYTKKILKQLQSQGHQLMIATGRPYRASQKYYHELNLDTPVINFNGAYVHHPKNDQFETLHEVLDLELSRSIIQSLNDYGVSNIIAEIQDRVFLDNFDQKLFDGFSMGDPKIETGDLLTTLTESPTSILVEAEENMIPRIKQMLTRFYAENIEHRRWGSPFPVIEIVKKGISKATGIDYITDELNIDRNHIIAFGDEDNDLEMIKYAKHGIAMENSLDEIKHVANEITYSNNEDGIGRYLNDYFKLNIPYENHISTHI; this is encoded by the coding sequence ATGGAAACTCACTTAATATGTTTAGACCTAGATGGAACACTTTTAAATGATGAAAAGGAAATTTCATCTTATACTAAAAAAATATTAAAACAATTACAATCGCAAGGACACCAACTGATGATTGCTACTGGGCGTCCTTATCGAGCGAGCCAAAAATATTATCATGAATTAAATTTAGATACACCCGTTATAAATTTTAATGGTGCATACGTACACCACCCTAAGAATGATCAATTTGAAACCTTACATGAAGTTCTAGATTTAGAATTATCAAGAAGTATTATTCAATCATTAAATGACTATGGCGTTTCAAATATCATAGCTGAAATACAAGATCGTGTGTTCCTCGATAACTTTGATCAGAAATTATTTGACGGTTTCTCTATGGGTGATCCTAAAATAGAAACAGGTGATTTACTCACAACTTTAACTGAATCACCTACTTCTATTTTAGTAGAAGCTGAAGAAAATATGATACCGCGCATTAAACAAATGTTAACACGTTTCTACGCTGAGAATATTGAGCACAGAAGATGGGGTTCACCATTCCCAGTTATAGAAATTGTTAAAAAAGGTATCAGTAAAGCAACAGGTATCGATTACATCACAGATGAATTAAATATTGACCGAAATCATATCATTGCTTTCGGTGATGAAGATAATGATTTAGAAATGATTAAATACGCGAAACATGGCATTGCAATGGAAAATAGTTTAGACGAAATCAAGCACGTTGCAAACGAAATCACATATTCAAATAATGAAGATGGAATCGGCAGATATTTAAATGATTATTTCAAATTAAATATACCTTATGAAAATCATATCTCGACCCATATTTAA
- a CDS encoding YjzD family protein produces MRYLAVLFWSIVLIQMVNFVLNSLQGGGTLNLITPLIVAVIFTIFVILFDLAIKPTTKHPDKQQ; encoded by the coding sequence ATGAGATACCTCGCAGTTCTATTTTGGTCTATTGTTTTAATACAAATGGTCAATTTCGTATTAAATAGTTTACAAGGTGGCGGGACTTTAAATCTAATTACACCACTCATTGTGGCAGTAATATTTACAATTTTTGTAATCTTATTTGATTTAGCCATTAAACCTACTACCAAACATCCAGATAAACAGCAATAG